The Plasmodium yoelii strain 17X genome assembly, chromosome: 8 DNA window atttttataatttttccattttttccatttttttcaactATGTTCATATTTGAAAGGTAGGGAAAAACATGTGGGAACGATTTTGGTAATATTGGGGTGCCATTTATATCCCTTtaatgtaataatatatgcatatactaATATGCAAAtttgttcataaaaaattgaatgatatatttgttattatatttttataacttgaAATATATCAACAACATTTTGTGTATTTCTATATTGAGTATATAAAGATGTttcgatatttttttattttacctTAAAAATGGAACTAGCcatttttacatataaatataaacagtACACCAAaaaaattctttttttttaattcgaATATTATAAACACCTTCATATATTCATCACTTTAACTGTTCATGTAATTTTCTCTTAGTGTAGATATGTTGACAAATGTAACATTCCAGCAAACACCCGTTTATACATCCgtttatacatacatacatacaatATACATGGATAACTTTgggaatgtatatacattttgaGGAAACAAAATTACACcctatttttgtatatacatttattatttgttatCTGAATATTTCTAAACATGTAAAAAATGTACACAACTTTTGatggaaataaattaaaaaaatataaatttcacaaaatagttattttatttattaaaaaaatatttgaacataaataaaaaaaatatattctccattatttttttactgtgtagtatataaattttatctACAAACTTATACacatactatatatatatcgcAAATATTTCAGTGTTTAACcatttttccatttattattatttatcgttttagttaattattatatataagaGTATgtgctatatatatattgactGTGCTGTTGGCGGTATGCATATTaaatagatataaatatattagaaaaatataattaaatatagttgaaaattaataaatggataaataaaaaggaataataaactaatttatatttccatttttataaattattaaaattaaaagttACATtaaacttattttttttttttttttttttttttttttttgtacagAATGTTTTTTAGACGATTTCCAATCATAGcttgtgaaaaaaaatattgcgAATTTAGTTTtctacataaaaaataaaaaagaaaaaggcgtatatatttttttttattttaatataaatatcaaagtataaatatttattttttgaattatattttttttgctaattttcataaagttatttttcgatttttataatttctttattttttcaatgttatattatcgattataaaaatgtatatacttaaaaaaaaattataattccCAAAAAACATCATCctacttttattttatattatatatatatatatatatatgtatataatatttatttatctatcatatatttattttaataaggaaaaaaaacaatcttttgtattatcataaaaaaaatgtatataactTTTAATAGCACTTGAAGAAAATATACGTTATAATATGTACATAAACAAAAGTCGTTTTTTCTgaatatttgtttatataatttaaaaattgaaacaaaaaaaattcataaaaaataaatatatttatccgTACatgcacacatatatattatacaaaattaaagatataaaatgcataatataatgtatgtatttaaaattatatatatatatactaataCAACATTAAAAAGACGCTTATGAAAAgcttattaatatataaaatttttatctttgcttttatttatatatatcaagtTGAAATTAAAGAGAgtgtcttttttttcatcttatATATagtgaaatatatttttttgttttatttttttgtttctctTTTTCATATTTGTTTAACGGTTTTCTGTAAATGCACTTGTATATCCGTTGTTCAATTTGAAGCTATTGtataatcatttaaaaaaaatataaaaaaaaaaaaaaaaaaaaaaaaaatatatattacagGTCAGAAAAAAGGGCATATCCTTATTTGGGCTGAAAACATTTAATaagttcaaaaaaaaatttagatGCTTCTAAACTCAAAATCAACACATTCTTTTAATTAGCTGAGTTGTATTATATTAGACAGTCATATATACgtatatgcaaaaaaaaaaaaaaaaaaataataaaactaaaCGAAATAATAACCAAATAAATAAGAGCGTGTAGTATGGGTTTTCTAAAAATTGGAACTCCATTAAGTTGGGAAGATGTACAGAATGTGAAATCGTTAATCAGGCTATATGGAATATTGCAATTTGTTCATTCCTATAAATGTAATAAAGATAGAAAAGATGAACATATAATGTTTGGAGATGAAATcgaatatataattataagaaatgatgataaaataaaagaatcaTCTGCATTGTTATGTGCAACAGATCTAATTGATGAAATGATGAATTTAGAAAGTGGAAATGATTGTCAATATGGATCTCATTGGACTCCGGAATATTCATCTTTTACAATTGAAGGAACACCATCTGTTCCATTTAAATTTGAACTAaattcatcatattttattgaaCATTGTATGAAAATaagaagaaataaattaaataatgttTTAAGTGGTTTGGGAGGTGTTCAAGCTATAACATTACCATGTTATCctaatgtttttttaaataacagTCTTATTAtggcaaaaaaaataaattgtgaaaataaaaaacaaaaaaaaaataaacaagaATTATTAGATTCATCTCCTATAAATTTGAGTCccataaaaattaataaaacaattCAAGATTCAGAAAATTGTGATGAAAATGAATCACGAAAACATATTtctcaaaaaaatgaaaataaaaataaaactattaGTAATGATATTATATTAGAAGACgttgaagaaaataaatcaacTAATTTTGTTAGTTCAGATTTTACCCAACAAAAATATGACGATCTTTTAGTTCCTGATGTATCTATGGATGATgttgatattaataatagaAAGGACTCAAAAAATGAGGAATGTGCCGAAAAAGAAGCTGCCAATAAAGGTGATGATAAAGAAATTGAAGCTCAGTGTGATGCTGCAAACGAAACGGTAGACATCGAAGTAGAAgataatatgtttatttcaacaataaaagaaaattcaATATTTAAATGTGAATTATTTAAACCAGATATAACACATGAATATAGTAATAGTTGCTTAGTTACAGATATGGTTATAAGCCCACATTCTAGATATGTAACACTaactaaaaatataagaaagaGAAGAGGAACTAAGGTTATATCatttaatgaaatatataaagatgTAAATACAGAGAATATGGATATATGGAAATTATCTTTAGATAAAAATGACAaaagaatttttaaaaaaaaattaaaaaaaacaacttTAGATGGTCATCTTATTTGGAATAAATCAatgacaaataaaaaaaaaataaatgaaaaaaaaaaaaaaataataaatgatgaaACTGAATTATTAGATAAAGTGATAAAACATAGTTTATTTAGTAATATAGATGATGATCaagattatatatattcttataATCGTGAATTTATAGAagaatattcaaaaaaatgtaaaaatccaattaaaaattatgtatatttagaTGCAATGTTTTTTGGAATGAGTATGTGTTGTCAACAAATTACAATGTCTTTTCAAACAATTAATGATgcaaaatatgtatatgatCAGCTAGCTGTAATTGCACCATTATTTTTAGCTATAACTGCATGTACACCATATTTAGGTGGGTTCTTAACAGAAACAGATGCAAGATGGAGAGTCATATCAAATAGTGTTGATTGTAGAACAGAAGATGAATTGTCTTATATTTCAAAACCAAGATATTCAGGAATATCTCTTTATATATCAGATGAATTgccattaaaaaaaaattactattattataatgatattgatattgtattaaataaaaatgtttatgataaattaataaaagaaaatgtaGATGAATATTTAGCTAGACATATTTCGTCACTCTTTGTTCGAGACCCAATTGTAGTATTTGAAGGCTCATTTAGTGAAAAAGATATCACCACAATACAAGatattataaaagaaaacgCTGAAAAGGATGGAAACGctgaaaaagatgaaaacgctgaaaaaaatgaaaatgctgaaaatgatgaaaatgtgAGCAATTCAAAAATGTGGAGCGAAGAggaaatgaataaaatatatttgagtgacaattttgaatttttagaAGATTATAAAGAAAAGGTATTATCTTCACATCaacattttgaaaatttCCAAAGCACTAATTGGAATAGTGTTAGATTTAAACCACCACCAATATtagataataattatttaaatggtCCGAGCTCAATTGGATGGAGAGTAGAATTTAGAACCCCCGATATTCAAATTACTGATTTTGAAAATGCATCTGTTGTTGCTTTAATTATGAcattatctaaatttatattaaacaaaaaattaaatttatatataccaaTGTCTAAGTTAGAAGAGAATTTATTTAGATCATCAAAACGTGATgcaatattaaaagaaaaattttatttcagaaacgatataaattatgatacatctaataatgaaattgaagaaaaaagtatatatgatatattttttaataaaaataatggtattttatatttatgttctttatatatagaaGAACAATTTGAGCAAGGTTTAATTAGTTTATCagctaaaaataaaataaatgaatatatacaatttgtTAAATTAAGATGTAAAGGTGAAATACATACTGGAGCTTCATTTTTaagaaaatttattttaaatcatCCAGCATATGAacaaaattcatatataaataatcaaaTTAATTATGATCTTTGTAAATTAATATCTGATATAGGAAAAGGTGAAATCTCTCCTCATGAATTATTAGGTGGTTTTGTTGACCCACATAAAGAAAgaatcaaaaataatttaagacAAATTAGTAAAAGACAATATTTAAAATCATTAgcttataaatttatatctgGTGAAGATTATACTCAGTATCTTCTTCTCAATGAAGATCTAAAACATGATAaagatttttttattcaaaacAAAAACACAAATTATGAGGAATCCGATGAATACATTGATAATAACATGCTTGAATTTGGGAAAAAGTTGTACCAATTCAGTGCATAGTCATCCCTTTTTCACgccttcatttttttcaatttttttccaCCATTTCCAcgtttttcaaattttttcaaattttttccacgtttttcaaaatttttccaccttttccactttttttattttttccactttttttatttttccaccTTTTCCACCCTTCCAAACCTCGCCGCAAACGCTTTTACTTTAAATCGTGAGGACGTTCCTCTAAGTAGAATTTTGTTATTTGAAACGATTGGGTATGTATGCAGCATATACATGCACATTATGTAGGATATGTCGCTTCCCCTGAAAACGTTAAGTGGAGAACGATCTTTCAAATGTGTGAATTTATGAAATTGTAATTTCTTTATTGATAGTTTTAAATGGtctttttgtttataaataaaaaataaaatagcataaatacacacatatacgtaacatattatatatgctacatatatatagatcTTAAAtggcataaaaaaaatacacaaatTATGTAAATAAGCTATATAATAAGATAAAGATATATCGGGGGAAAAAAAAGTACACACACAATATAAAGAGTGCATACATAGAATCGTAACGCACATACATGATTAAGTTTCTTGGTTTATGCATTAGTGTATTGATTATTTTAAGtaagatataaatagttatgtttttttttatcatttttatggTGAACTTATTAATTAATCATCATTATCTTTTCCATCTTCATCATCttcatcttcttcattttcttcatcctCATCCTCATCttcatcttcattttcatcatcttcATCTTCATCATCTTCATCATCAAAATCTTCATCAAAATCGTCAAAATCTTCTAAACCAAGATAATAAGATAAAGGATTATGCCAAATTTCTCTTCTAATTATTTCTCCAAGATCTGGTTTATCTTGTAATTCATCAGTTGTAAACCATTCGAAAACAGACCATTTTGGCATTTCATTATCGATATCTATTCTACTATTAGATACAGCTGCTATTGGATTTTTTCCATCTTTCCATTTAATTCTTGTACATTCAACTACTTTTTCTTGATTATTATCAAATGTTACATGTTTAACTAAAACTAAAGGTTCCATATATTCCTTTGCTTTTTCACTAAATGTAAACGTTATTTTATAGGATCCATTATTATCCATATTATCTTTTAAATCTACTGTTGTTAAATGATTTAAAATATCGATATCTTCTGGTACGATATCACttaatgctggatgtttTCTTAAGGTATTTGCCCAAAAGCATGGAACCTTTTGAATTATTACATCTCTTTTATCAAAAAGTggttttttcttttcatcATATTGTTTCTGTATATTCATTTGCTCATGTGCACATTTTATGTCTAATTGTTCGATATCCTTTTGAACTGCAAATAGAAAGTTAGACACAttcatttgaattttttaaaattaaaaagaacATGGATCATAAGATGCATAATGAACACGGCGCACAATCGGGTCaaaccatattttttttcatttttttttcatttttttttcatttttttttcatttttttttcatttttttttcatttttttttcatttttttttcattttttttttttcatttttttttttcatttttttttcatttttttttcattttttttttttttttttcatttcttaCTGTCTTCAAAGTCTTTTATAAATGGTATCAAAGGATCATCGTTGTCAATTTTTCTGTAAAAGAAAAagcgaaaaaaaaagtgtataATTTTGGGGATAAAAAAGGTGCATAATTTTGgggataaaaataatgtgtaTACATATCGGCATCTTGTTATTTGGTTGCAAAATACGGATATATAATAGTGTAAATTTATCATgctaaatatacatatatcctGATTTATCCacactatttatataatttaaatgcacatatatttttaaagaatgttttttatttggttcttattttttttgcaagtattataataattcatGTTTCtatcacttttttttattatgtctctttttctatgcaaatataatatgattaagGGTTGtgttcatataaattatagTAATATACTTGCATTAATATTCGTTTGTTTTGTGCTTGCATCTTtgataatgtattattatataaccCATTTGGGATGTATAATACAATTTCTATACTCCCAACCAAATATATGTGGATATGTAagtgtatatatatctatttatatatatctatttatatgtatatattatttaaataacttACGAGTGTTTAGGGTCTGTTGTATTTTCAACAGAATTTTCTGAACGATCTCTCTTCATTTTtcttaaattataaaatagaaatataaaaaattatcaaaatatataaataattctcTATAActgtaaatttttaatactatatttaaaatttaaaatacaACTTTTTtgggattttttttttattttaaattcagCCTTGTagtagaataaaaaaaaaaacataaggGTATTTTCTctgaataaaaaattttatttttgaaaaaaaaaaaaaaaaagcattaAAACTAAAATAGATTATTGTATAACACTTCGAATggatttttatatatactagtATGCATGTAatgaaaaatcaaataatgtATATGCTATGCgtattgcatatatatatataatatattatatataatatattttaaattgttttgtatataaaaaatgataatactGCAGATcctacatacatatatattaaaatgcCTATGCAATATTgggtatattattttttgcatatatcccatattttttaaatgccgaaattaaataatttttatttttaatgcattatattaaaaatgaaccaagtatgtatacatatatatatatacatacatacataatatataaataaatatataatatgataaaactTGGGCAATACAAATATTTAgtcataaattaaaataatacataattttttttctccctcttttttaatattatatatattaattgcatatgtatatattaaaatatgattGTGTTaacgataaaaaaaaaaaaaaaataattttaaagaaaaatcCTTGATAAaaccatataataatagtatatgtacatgtatatatgtatataataaatactaTGTACCATATATAATAGCTAACTATAATTAAATGACCATATATTTGTAATACATAATTTCTTTATAACaccacttttttttttattatatgtaaatacgggttttatacatatatttatgtaacaTAATGCCTTAACacaaatttgttaatttatattttttttgaaatgtGAGGAgagtatataattatttttattttttcgataAATTTCAAAATTACCTGTGCGTTTTAAGCGTCTCTAAATGGGGAATATTATAAgactattatttatatgtaaatttatttaatataattatataaaattaaaataaaatttttatatgataaatataataatggcAACTAGACCTtaaacttattttataatgtataataaaaataaacaggattctatgttatatattttaattcgAAATAAATTTACAATTTATGGAATATCTCTTAATGCAAATTTTcaggaaaattatatattttttatgaaatactactaattaattaaaatgaataaaacaCATCAACATTATATTAGCTgagcatattatatatagtctTTTAATTATagctaaaaatat harbors:
- a CDS encoding nucleosome assembly protein, putative codes for the protein MKRDRSENSVENTTDPKHSKIDNDDPLIPFIKDFEDIQKDIEQLDIKCAHEQMNIQKQYDEKKKPLFDKRDVIIQKVPCFWANTLRKHPALSDIVPEDIDILNHLTTVDLKDNMDNNGSYKITFTFSEKAKEYMEPLVLVKHVTFDNNQEKVVECTRIKWKDGKNPIAAVSNSRIDIDNEMPKWSVFEWFTTDELQDKPDLGEIIRREIWHNPLSYYLGLEDFDDFDEDFDDEDDEDEDDENEDEDEDEDEENEEDEDDEDGKDNDD
- a CDS encoding gamma-glutamylcysteine synthetase; this encodes MGFLKIGTPLSWEDVQNVKSLIRLYGILQFVHSYKCNKDRKDEHIMFGDEIEYIIIRNDDKIKESSALLCATDLIDEMMNLESGNDCQYGSHWTPEYSSFTIEGTPSVPFKFELNSSYFIEHCMKIRRNKLNNVLSGLGGVQAITLPCYPNVFLNNSLIMAKKINCENKKQKKNKQELLDSSPINLSPIKINKTIQDSENCDENESRKHISQKNENKNKTISNDIILEDVEENKSTNFVSSDFTQQKYDDLLVPDVSMDDVDINNRKDSKNEECAEKEAANKGDDKEIEAQCDAANETVDIEVEDNMFISTIKENSIFKCELFKPDITHEYSNSCLVTDMVISPHSRYVTLTKNIRKRRGTKVISFNEIYKDVNTENMDIWKLSLDKNDKRIFKKKLKKTTLDGHLIWNKSMTNKKKINEKKKKIINDETELLDKVIKHSLFSNIDDDQDYIYSYNREFIEEYSKKCKNPIKNYVYLDAMFFGMSMCCQQITMSFQTINDAKYVYDQLAVIAPLFLAITACTPYLGGFLTETDARWRVISNSVDCRTEDELSYISKPRYSGISLYISDELPLKKNYYYYNDIDIVLNKNVYDKLIKENVDEYLARHISSLFVRDPIVVFEGSFSEKDITTIQDIIKENAEKDGNAEKDENAEKNENAENDENVSNSKMWSEEEMNKIYLSDNFEFLEDYKEKVLSSHQHFENFQSTNWNSVRFKPPPILDNNYLNGPSSIGWRVEFRTPDIQITDFENASVVALIMTLSKFILNKKLNLYIPMSKLEENLFRSSKRDAILKEKFYFRNDINYDTSNNEIEEKSIYDIFFNKNNGILYLCSLYIEEQFEQGLISLSAKNKINEYIQFVKLRCKGEIHTGASFLRKFILNHPAYEQNSYINNQINYDLCKLISDIGKGEISPHELLGGFVDPHKERIKNNLRQISKRQYLKSLAYKFISGEDYTQYLLLNEDLKHDKDFFIQNKNTNYEESDEYIDNNMLEFGKKLYQFSA